The Collibacillus ludicampi region AAAATTATAGGAATTTTGTTATGAAATGTTCACAGATCCAAAGGTGTTTCTCTGCTGGAGAGCGGTGATTCGTATATCAAGAACAAAATTCTTCTGAACTTCTAAGAATTTGCGATATAAGATCGTTCGAATGAAAAAGTCAAGAAAAACTTTTATGAACTTGATTCGGTCGAAATGACATAATTATGAATCCCTAGGGAACCTCCTTGATGGGGCAAATTTTCTCGTGATACTTTTCACATGTAATCATCATTTACGATCGTGCAGGGGAGGGGATGTGGGGTTTCAACCAAATGTACCGATCATTGGGTCAGGAGGATTCTCTAAAACGGGAGGAACATGAGAAAGGGGGAAAGGAGAAATGAAAAGGCTGCAACATGTTGCCACTCTATCCGTGATAGCAGTCATGACAGCTCTGTTTATCTCAGGATGCGGACCTGAATATATGGTACTTCATCCTGCGGGGCCGGTCGCGCGTACTGAGTTTGACTTGATCGTGCTTTCAACCATACTGGTCGCGATCGTCATCATCCCTGTCATGGCGATTCTCGCGTATATCGTCTATCGTTACAGGGATGTACCGGGAAATAAAGCGCCTTATATGCCGGAATGGGCTGACAGTAAAGTCCTTGAGGTCATCTGGTGGAGGATCCCGATCGTCATCATCGTGCTCCTCGCTGTACCGACGGCGAAAACGACATTCGCCTTGACCAAGCCGCCGGTGCAGGATGTAAAACCGGTTACCATTCAGGTGACATCCTTGAACTGGAAATGGTTATTTACTTATCCCGACCAAAAGGTAGCAACTGTCAATTATGTCGAAATCCCGGCGGGCGTTCCCGTCCAGTTTGTTTTAACCTCCGATTCGCCGATGAACTCGTTCTGGGTTCCGCAACTGGGCGGACAAGAGTACACGATGCCCGGCATGGCGATGAGGCTCTGGCTGCAAGCGGATAAACCGGGCGAGTATTTCGGAAGCGGCGCGAGCTTTACGGGTGAAGGTTTCGCTCATATGAGATTCAAAGTGGTTGCAAAGCCGCAGTCCGAGTTCAATGCATGGGTGGAGCAAGCAAAACAAACATCACCCGCCTTGACGAAAGACGGGTATGAAAAGCTGAAGCAACCCAATGTCTTAAACAACACCTTGACATACTCGTCATACCCACAAGGACTCTTTGAAGAAATCGTCGATAAAAACGGCGGGATCTATATGAACCATGATTTCATGGGCAATAAGCAAAAGGATCAAAGTGGGAACATGAATCATGATATGCAAAACCATCAGATGTTAGAGTCTATGAGTCACTAAAACGAAATAAGGAAGGGGGATATTCATGTCAAGCATAAAAGATTTCGCTTCCCATTTTTTTGTCACGGGTGATCCGCTGATTTACGGTTCGGATGTTGCCATCGTTTTAGTCAGTCTCGCGATCATCTTCGTGCTGACGTATTTCAAGAAATGGGGATGGTTGTGGCGTGAATGGTTGACCACAGTTGACCACAAGAAGATTGCCATCATGTATTTGATCGCTTCGCTGTTGATGCTTCTCCGCGGCGGTATTGACGCAATTCTGATGCGTATTCAGTTAGCATTCCCGAATATGCATTTTCTCCAGTCGGAGCATTATAACGAGATTTTCACCACGCACGGAACGATCATGATTCTGTTTATGGCGATGCCGTTCATGTTCGCCTTGTACAACGCTGTTGTTCCGCTCCAAATTGGCGCGCGGGATGTTGCGTTCCCCTATTTGAATGCGGTGAGTTTTTGGTTGTTCTTCTTCGGAGCATTGCTCCTCAACATATCGTTCGTAATCGGTGGTTCTCCAAATGCGGGTTGGACCGCTTATCCACCCTTATCAGGACTCGAATTTAACCCTGGACCTGGTGAAAACTTCTATCTGCTCGCCCTTTCGATTTCGGGGATCGGCAGTTTGGCGACAGGCATCAACTTCTTGGTGACGATCTTAAAAATGCGGGCACCGGGCATGAAATTGATGGACATGCCGCTCTTTACCTGGTCCGTGTTAGCATCTTGTGTCATCATCATCTTTGCGTTCCCTCCGCTGACCGTCGCACTTGCCTTGTTGCTCATTGACCGTCTGTTAGGTGCCCATTTCTTCACGATGGCCGCAGGCGGAAACCCGATGATGTATATCAACTTGTTCTGGATTTGGGGTCACCCGGAAGTCTATATCGTCCTCCTTCCGGCATTCGGTGTCTACTCTGAAGTTGTATCGACATTCTCGAAGAAGAAGATCTTCGGTTACAAATCCATGGTGGCTTCGATGATGATCATCAGTGTGGTCTCCTACTTCACATGGTTGCATCACTTCTTCACCATGGGAGCTGGGGCGGATGTGAACACATTCTTCGCGATTGCCACGATGTTGATCGGTATTCCGACAGGTGTGAAGATCTTTAACTGGATATTCACCATGTTTAGGGGACGCATCCGCTTGACTCAGGCCATGTTATGGACGATCGCCTTTATTCCTTGTTTCGCGATCGGCGGTGCGACAGGTGTCATGCTCGCGATTGCCCCTGCGGACTATCAATATCACAACAGTTACTTCTTGATCGGGCACTTCCACCAAGCTTTGATCGGTGGTGTGGTATTCGGTTATCTTGCCGGTCTCTATTATTGGTGGCCGAAAATGTTCGGTTTCAAACTGGATGAACGTTTGGGCGTATGGGCATTCTGGTTCTGGCAAATCGGTTTCTATGTCTGCTTTATGCCGCAATACGCGCTCGGCTTCATGGGGATGACTCGTCGTATTTACACATATCCGGATGGCTTGGGATGGGGTTCTTTGAATCTCGTATCCACAGTCGGCGCCTTCCTGATGGGGGTCGGGTTTATCATCCAAGTATGGCAAATTCTCTACAGCATTAAATATGGTGAACGCGATGTAACGGGAGATCCGTGGGACGGTCGTACGCTCGAGTGGTCGATTCCTTCGCCGGCGCCCCTCTATAATTTTGCTGTCATTCCACATGTAAAAGGAATGGATGCATGGTGGATGATGAAGCAAGAGATGAAGGAGAAGCCTGCACAGATCAAGCCCATTCACATGCCGAAAAACTCCGGGATTCCATTTATCATGTCGGTATTCTTCTTTATCGCAGGCTTTGGTTTAACATTCCATTGGTTCTGGATGGGAGGCTTCGGGTTGCTGGGAGTGGCCGTTTGTATGTTCATTCGTTCGTTTGATTACGATACCGACTATTACATTACAGTCGATGAGATCAAACGCGCCGAAGCTTCATAGGGGGAGGTTGTAAAGATGTCAATGACCGTCAATGAAGTGGTTTCCCGTTTCGGCGATCGAAGACTCCATGATGATCATGACCATGACCAGGAAGGAATGAAAATACTCGGATTCTGGATTTTCCTTGTCAGTGACTGCCTTTTATTCGCGAGTCTGTTCGCAACATTTCTGGTGTTGCGTACACACATAGCCGGCGGACCGTCAGGAAAAGAACTGTTTGAAATGCCCGGAGTTACGGCGGAAACATTCGCCCTGTTGACGAGTAGTTTTACAAGTGGGTTAGCTGTGATGGAAATGCGGCGGGGCAATGTAAAGCGGTTGATTGGCTGGCTCATCGTTACGGCACTTTTGGGTCTGGTGTTCGTCGGCCTTGAAATCGATGAGTTTGTCAAAATGGTTTCGGAAGGTGCAACCATCCAACACAGTGCCTTCCTCTCCGCATTCTTTACATTGGTCGGAACGCACGGCTGCCATGTCACGTTGGGTCTTTTCTGGATGACCGCGATCATGTTCCAGCTTGCCCGTTATGGAATCAACGCGGTTACCCAGAGGAAAGTGTTTATCGCGTGTCTGTATTGGCACTTCCTTGATGTTGTATGGGTATTCCTGTTCACGGTTGTGTATCTGATGGGGGTGATGTAACATGGCGGGCGGACACAAACATGCCGCGCAAGCGAACCATCATGAATCACCGAAGATGTATATCAACGGGTATATTTTGTCGCTCGTATTAACCGTTGCCGCCTTTTGGCTGGTGTTGGCACATGTGATGAGCACCACTCCGCTGGTGATCACGATTTTGGCGTTAGCGACCCTGCAAATTTTCGTGCAGCTGTTCTTCTTCATGCATGTGAAAGAAGGAGAGGGGCCCAATTATCATGGAATGGCCCTTATTCTCGGAGCCATTTTTATCATCACGATTGTCTTTGGCTCCATCTGGATTATGTCGTTTAACGCGCAAGTCCAGTAAGTAAACCTCAATGCCCGCCATATCCTCTGCAAAACGTCTCTGTGGATGGAATCCGCAGGGGCGTTTATTTTTTTATCTCCGGTGTACTCGATGCATTCGAACTTCATATATATACGGTAGGAACATTTCGTCACAAATTTGTCAAAGGTTTGTCAATGAATTGTCACTACTGATGACTTGCATCCATAAGGGGGAAACCGGGGTGGAACATGCGGGATTTTGGTTGAGATTGATTGCGTTTGTCATTGACAGTATCCTGGTCTTGTCTATCGGTTTCATTCTATATTTCATCTTTGGGGTTTCTGCTTTGGCGATCGTGGCTCATTCGACGAAACCGGACGATGCAACCGCTTACCTCGTGGGAGCATTTTTCTTGTATTGTGCATTCCTGATCGTCAGTACGTGGATGTATTTTGCTTGTATGGAAAGTTCACCACGACAAGGTACACTTGGAAAACTGGTTGTGGGATTGCACGTTTCCGATGCGAACGGATGTCGCATTTCTTTTTGGCGGGCAACGGGACGTTTCTTTGGAAAGTTCATTTCCGGCATCCTTTTCTGCATCGGCTTTCTGATGACAGGGTGGACTCAGAAAAAACAAGCGTTACACGATTTGATGGCAGGCACCATCGTTTTCAAAGGATCCATTATACCGGTCTTGCTTTTGGTACAAACACCCTCACAAAGAACACAGGGCATGCCGCTCATAGAGAAAGAAACCATATAGACTGCTAGAACCCATTCAACAACAGTAACCTCTGTCTCTTTGAGACAGGGGTCTTGATTGTTTTTAAGGGTGGCTTCTAAGAGAGAAAGGATAATAGAAAACGCTTACAAAAAAACCATTTGACGGTCTAATTGTGCAAATGATAGAATTCCTCTTGCGGATTTATAATATTTTGTCGAATTCGAATGAAACTATTTTTGAAGAATCTATAGGAAAGGGGTCAATAGGATGAAAAAATTAAAAATGATTGCGTTTGCTGCGGTGGCAAGCGTTCTTGC contains the following coding sequences:
- a CDS encoding ubiquinol oxidase subunit II — protein: MKRLQHVATLSVIAVMTALFISGCGPEYMVLHPAGPVARTEFDLIVLSTILVAIVIIPVMAILAYIVYRYRDVPGNKAPYMPEWADSKVLEVIWWRIPIVIIVLLAVPTAKTTFALTKPPVQDVKPVTIQVTSLNWKWLFTYPDQKVATVNYVEIPAGVPVQFVLTSDSPMNSFWVPQLGGQEYTMPGMAMRLWLQADKPGEYFGSGASFTGEGFAHMRFKVVAKPQSEFNAWVEQAKQTSPALTKDGYEKLKQPNVLNNTLTYSSYPQGLFEEIVDKNGGIYMNHDFMGNKQKDQSGNMNHDMQNHQMLESMSH
- the cyoC gene encoding cytochrome o ubiquinol oxidase subunit III; translated protein: MSMTVNEVVSRFGDRRLHDDHDHDQEGMKILGFWIFLVSDCLLFASLFATFLVLRTHIAGGPSGKELFEMPGVTAETFALLTSSFTSGLAVMEMRRGNVKRLIGWLIVTALLGLVFVGLEIDEFVKMVSEGATIQHSAFLSAFFTLVGTHGCHVTLGLFWMTAIMFQLARYGINAVTQRKVFIACLYWHFLDVVWVFLFTVVYLMGVM
- the qoxB gene encoding cytochrome aa3 quinol oxidase subunit I, encoding MSSIKDFASHFFVTGDPLIYGSDVAIVLVSLAIIFVLTYFKKWGWLWREWLTTVDHKKIAIMYLIASLLMLLRGGIDAILMRIQLAFPNMHFLQSEHYNEIFTTHGTIMILFMAMPFMFALYNAVVPLQIGARDVAFPYLNAVSFWLFFFGALLLNISFVIGGSPNAGWTAYPPLSGLEFNPGPGENFYLLALSISGIGSLATGINFLVTILKMRAPGMKLMDMPLFTWSVLASCVIIIFAFPPLTVALALLLIDRLLGAHFFTMAAGGNPMMYINLFWIWGHPEVYIVLLPAFGVYSEVVSTFSKKKIFGYKSMVASMMIISVVSYFTWLHHFFTMGAGADVNTFFAIATMLIGIPTGVKIFNWIFTMFRGRIRLTQAMLWTIAFIPCFAIGGATGVMLAIAPADYQYHNSYFLIGHFHQALIGGVVFGYLAGLYYWWPKMFGFKLDERLGVWAFWFWQIGFYVCFMPQYALGFMGMTRRIYTYPDGLGWGSLNLVSTVGAFLMGVGFIIQVWQILYSIKYGERDVTGDPWDGRTLEWSIPSPAPLYNFAVIPHVKGMDAWWMMKQEMKEKPAQIKPIHMPKNSGIPFIMSVFFFIAGFGLTFHWFWMGGFGLLGVAVCMFIRSFDYDTDYYITVDEIKRAEAS
- a CDS encoding RDD family protein; protein product: MEHAGFWLRLIAFVIDSILVLSIGFILYFIFGVSALAIVAHSTKPDDATAYLVGAFFLYCAFLIVSTWMYFACMESSPRQGTLGKLVVGLHVSDANGCRISFWRATGRFFGKFISGILFCIGFLMTGWTQKKQALHDLMAGTIVFKGSIIPVLLLVQTPSQRTQGMPLIEKETI
- a CDS encoding cytochrome o ubiquinol oxidase subunit IV, producing MAGGHKHAAQANHHESPKMYINGYILSLVLTVAAFWLVLAHVMSTTPLVITILALATLQIFVQLFFFMHVKEGEGPNYHGMALILGAIFIITIVFGSIWIMSFNAQVQ